The genomic segment GGTACCTGCGTCTCCTGAAGGCGCACGAGCGGTCGCACTCCAAGCCATCTGAGCTCACACGGCGAAACAGTCACACCAGCCGTCGCAGGAGACATTCTTCCAAAAGGAGTTGATTTTCTCACATCTGCACACCCTTTACTGGTGCTACAGTAATATACAACCGTATTCAACTTTGTCAATTCCATCTCATTAGCTGTAGGGTTGTTATGTAGGGCAGCCCAGGGTTCCTCTGTGTTGTCTTAGGAATGCTGCATTATCCCACCATTCCCCCATTCTGTCACATCGCTGTGGTGCAGAGGGGCGACGTGATGGGGGATGGTGAGATATTTGACTTGAATGGAGAAGAGGGTCTCTGCTGTTCAGGACTGCTACTCACGGAGTTTCGCTTTCGCTGGCCCTCTGATCAGACATACTGGGACTATATATGCCCTTATTACATGATACACAGCATATCAAGTACATGTTCTAATGTCATTTCAAATCATGGGATGACATACATGGTCTATTTTGAGCAGTAGCAGTATTGCTGTTCTAACAGCCATGCATACAAAACCGGTTGTGCGTCTGAAGGCTCCCAGAAAACCTGTGGACCTGCAATTCATATTGTGAATCTGTGGAAGTGTGTTCAGTGAGGTGTGTTCGGTAAACCAGTGAAACAACCACTGTCAGGTGCAGTACGCTCTCAAGAGAACGCGGTTTTTACCTGTTAACTTGGATCAGGATTGGGGATCAATTACATTTGAATTCGGGATCtttctaaaataaaataatttgagTTACtacctgaattgactggaattgataTGTCATTGAATCCAACCCTGGTTTGGATACAGTCTCATGGCTTCTCGCAGTATAATCATCAGTGTTTTATAGttacatgtacagggttgcaggtgtaaTTGCGGGGTACAGTGACAATCTTAGGGTCCGAACTCCAACAGTGTAGTTCTTCAATTTGTGCTTCTTGCTCTATCGCAATGTTCTTGTTTAATTCAAAAGCTTATAGGCTACATTAATTTGTGTGTTTCTTTTGGACATGAAACCGTCTCCAACAAGTGTGTGCCACACATTTCCTGTTCTGCAACATTTATTTCCTGTAGCTGCCATTTAaaccttcagagagagagagatgtttttaTTCTTCCAGATGCAGCATTACCCTTCTTGTAGGCACATCAGAAATTGTGTGAACATACGTGTTATGGCTATGCTGGAGTTgtcattttatatttatttttatgaatCATGAGATTTATCTGGTGGATGTCAGTTTGCCTCATCAGTCTTTTGACATCAACAATATTTTAAGGTAAGCAATACACTAAGTTAATTTTGTTGTAATAGTTATAGCTAACAAGATTGCAACagaaaatatatatactttttgttaaattttcatttttggatataaaaaagatgtatttatttttgctccGAAAACTTTGGGGGCCTAATAAAACCACCCGCGGACCAAATTCGCaggccgccagttggggaaccctgcatTAAAATGTATTAATAGAACTACTTAATAACTATATGCGAATTTATCTAACACTGTTCATTTTCAGTATGTGTGACTTGTTATAGTAAGTATCATTTACCTTATGCAGACTTTTAAGTAACAGTGCAAACAGATGGATATATTTTTATGATTCAACCTTTTCTATCATGCTATGCTATTTTTAGCCTTGAATTAAGTTGTGAGGGAATGATAACCACGTGGCTGGGTATCATGTTAAAACAACTTGAACCAGGTCATACACTACTGTCCCTCCCAGGAAGGAATGCTCTTCCTGGTGAATGTCACAAGTCTGACAAAGTGACACTAAACATCACAAAAAACTGAATGTACAGTACAGTGCcctcaaagtattcagaccccttgacaatttctacattttgttacattacagccttattctgaaatgtattaaatattttttcccagtaatctacacacaataacccataatgacaaagggtaaacaggtttttagaaatgtttgcaaatgcatacataaaaaaatgaaataccttatttacataactattcagaccctttgctatgacttTGCTATTTaactcagatgcatcctgtttccattgatcatccttgagatgtttctacaacttggagtccacctgttgtaaatgaacttgattggacatgttttggaaagacccacacctgtctatataaggttccacagttgacagtgcatgtcagagcaaaaaacaaatgTTTGTTAGAAGTTAACTTTTTTGTATTGAATAAATGTTTTTTGGTGACATGAAATGTGCTTATGATGCATTGTAAATTGCATACACTCTTAGGTAAAGAGCTATGTGGTTGCAAGTCACAAATAAATGGCACTATGTTATAAGTTTTAAATTTTTTTAACTTGATGTTAACAAGTCAATCCAACCTACAAGGACCTATACCAAAATGTGTGCCAATTAGCTTAAACGTAAAAATAACACAGCACTTTTCTTTACATCAATGATTCCAGTTACTATTTAGCGTAACAGTGTGAAATACTTGGATCTTTCACACTATCTCGATAATGCTGTCAGTAGAGTTCATACACATTTAAACCATAAGGTGCAAGGGATACCATTTCATCAATAGATACAAATATGAAAACTTGGAACATTATTCTCTCGTCTCGtgctatagagtatagaacagtggCTGTTGATAGGTGACTCAGGCTAATTGAAACAAACACAGCCATTTACTGACAATGATTGGATGATCCACCTACTTCTGGAGACAGAGGTCTCCATACGCAATACACATTGGGGAAATGTATAGCTCACGCCAACGGAGACATCATAAGACCTCAGTTTCCAATCAGTAATTACAGTAAAACACCCATAGCTTGTTCTGCAACCGTGCAGTATTCATCCCATCCCCTTAAAACATCAAGATGTGGTCCATTGACATTCACTCCTCTGCGGTCCTGAGGGGGGCAACAGGGTTGAAGAGTGGTCGTTGTCGCCTTAGCTGCAGTTTGCTATAGGTCATTTCAAAGTCCTTCTTGGTGCCGACGATAACGTCCAGGCTGCCACCTCGCACGTCATAGCCGTAGGAGGCTAGTTTCTGGATGCGGTAGAGCACAATCTGAGTGGTGAGCTCCAGCACGTTGGGCGTCTCCTTCACTTGGTCCATGCTCACCCCCACGTCCAGCAGCCCCTTGAACCGGCCCACCAGAGTAGGCACAgagtagtacagtacagcaggGCAGCGGAGGACTATCTCCCGGAGCTCATCTTCAGAGCACACGAGCACCCCCTGGGTGTAGTCCAGAGCCTGTTGCATGGCCTCAGGCTGCAGCTCTGCGATGGAGGCCCTGAGGCTGGAGACCAGGACCAGGAGCTCCTCTGTGGTGAAGCCCTTCTCCCTCAAGAAGCCCAGACTGTCCCTCCACGCCTCAGCCGGCCGCATCAGGATGTAGGGGTTCTGGCTGAGCAGCTTTTGGAACCATAAGCGCAGGTTTCCCTCGTCCCCTCCCAGGTCCAGGTAAGTCTCTCGCAGCGTGTGGATGACCTCCTGGTTGCTCTCCACAGGCCGGCTGAAGCTCTGGGGGGCGCTGGCCATCAGCTTCCCGATGATGCGCTTGCTGAGGCGCAGGCTCTGGAGATAGCGTATGTTGTCACGCTGGTTGGTGTGGTGCGTGAGTGTGAAGAAGGAGGCAGGGAACTTCTCAATGATGCCTACCAGCTCACGCCGGTTGGGGCATACGGAGGACCAGAGGTCCCGCTGAGCTGCCACGTCCTCGGGCCGACACAGGATAGCCTCGGGGTGGGTCTCCAGCACACGGGCAATGGAAGCAGTGTCAGCGCCCATGTCCCGCAGCAGGTCCGCCGTCTCGTACACGTACACAGAGTTCTCTGACAGCACCCATTCCTTGAACTTACGCACTTTACGGATGTCCACCGATAGGTCATAAAGGGAGTCGACAGTTTGCTGGTTCTCTGGCCGCTTGTTGGTGAGGGTAGAGGCAGAGAAGCCCATATGAGGGGTTAAGACGCTCCTCTTCTGGCAATAGGAGCACAGGAAGGCAGTGGTGGCACGGAGCATTGTTAAGGCACTAAAGTACAGATGACCTgtataagacaaaaacacaccttCTGGGCAGAGTTACATCACACAAGACCATTACGTCCTTTGTCAGTATTGTGTACCACTTAGCCCTATACTACTGTTCTATGCTTTCA from the Oncorhynchus keta strain PuntledgeMale-10-30-2019 chromosome 33, Oket_V2, whole genome shotgun sequence genome contains:
- the LOC118366358 gene encoding transcription termination factor 2, mitochondrial-like, coding for MLRATTAFLCSYCQKRSVLTPHMGFSASTLTNKRPENQQTVDSLYDLSVDIRKVRKFKEWVLSENSVYVYETADLLRDMGADTASIARVLETHPEAILCRPEDVAAQRDLWSSVCPNRRELVGIIEKFPASFFTLTHHTNQRDNIRYLQSLRLSKRIIGKLMASAPQSFSRPVESNQEVIHTLRETYLDLGGDEGNLRLWFQKLLSQNPYILMRPAEAWRDSLGFLREKGFTTEELLVLVSSLRASIAELQPEAMQQALDYTQGVLVCSEDELREIVLRCPAVLYYSVPTLVGRFKGLLDVGVSMDQVKETPNVLELTTQIVLYRIQKLASYGYDVRGGSLDVIVGTKKDFEMTYSKLQLRRQRPLFNPVAPLRTAEE